The Canis lupus familiaris isolate Mischka breed German Shepherd chromosome 5, alternate assembly UU_Cfam_GSD_1.0, whole genome shotgun sequence region CAGAAGCAGACAGCTCTGAGGACAGCACAGACCCAAAGGAGGCAGTGAGTGGCCTGGCACCTCCCCCATCCTCACCCTCCTTGCGTTTGGGTCCTTGTGGCTTCCCTGTGAACAAGGGAGAGACTCAGGTTTGTGCAGGAGCCCACAGTGGTGGCTGAGGGGACACAGGACTTCTGCCACATGCAATTCCCAGAAGATGGCCCTGCACTGCTTTTTATTCCCTCTCATCTCGGGCTTGACGGCTCAGCTGGACTAGGGGCTAGTTCTGGGCTGAAATACAATCATGTCCTGGAAGCTGGGAGGCGGGCTTTGAGCACTGCAGAATGTCACAGGTGTGCCTCATGGTCCCAGACCCCTTGCCAGAGGCCCCAGAATCGGTTAAAACTGGCCTTTTTCCTGGCCCTGCTCCCACACATTGTGGTGTACCATGCTCCCCAGGGAAGCTGGAGCTCATGGACCTTCCTGGACGGAAAACATCCAAACCAGGATGTGATGGTCTGATGATAGCCCTTTGGGTAGCATTCAAGGGCCCCAGTGTTCCCTGCCCTACCACATTCTCCTCCCTTCTTGATAATCCGTGAGGTGGGCCAAGCCCCATGTGTTTGGGCCACCTCTGCAAGGTCCAGGATGCTGAGGGCCTGGCAGGAACAAGCTTCCCTTCCTCCACCTGTCTGGCTCCGCCCCCTGGACTGCTGGGCTCCGCAAAGTCCTTACTGCTGTCCAGGCCTGAGTCACATCTGGGAAAATATTGGGCTGGATGAAGGGACTGCTTTGGTGGTTCTGGGTTCCCAGGCCTCAGGAAGAATCTAGAGTAGCACTGAGCGGGCAAACCTGCCGAGAAAGAGACACGGGGTTGAGGGGAGATGTTGGCAGACAGGCTTCCCTTTCCTAGCCATGCCATGCCTCTCGGCCCTCCTGGCCAGAGTCCTGTTTCTCTATTTCCTACAGGTGAAGAATCCTGCATCGGACCAGGAGGGCAGCCAGTAGAATGGTGGAACCCCTCTGGGCTCCTTCCTGGATGGCTCCCTTCCTTGCCTCGTGTGGGTTTTTGAAGGCCTCCTGGAGGTGCCTGTGCAGCCCGAAGCCACCCTTCTGGAAGGAGTGCAGTGAAGTGGGGGCCTGGCTCAGCCAAACTAGCCATGAAGCTTCTCCGTAATGGTGGCTTTTGGAGGTCATGTTTTCCGATGATACGGGCTGAGGGTGGCCTGCAGCTGCCTAGCATAAGCCTCCCATCCTCATGAAGCTGAGGCCGTCTTGCAAGGGGCCCCAGGTCCCCCTGGGTACACATCAGCCCCCAGTGACCACAGGTACCGTAGTGGCTGCTCCCCACTCCGAAGGGCCCTGCCAGTTCTGAGTAGGCAGCCAGCACAGTTCCCTCCAGCCACAGTGGCATACCGGAAACCCTCATGTTCCTACGGTCCCCCTTCCAGTCTGCACCTGGGCTTTCAGCTCCTCAGTGTGCCCCACATAATCCCCTTTGGTTCCAGACTCCCCATCCACCCTGTAAAGCCATCCTTCAGAATAGGGACATCATTTTTATGTTCTGCTCCTGTCTAGTCTCTTGCTAGTGTGATACTATGTGTTTCAGATCTGCTCTGGAAATAGTATTGTATCAAAAGGGAGAAAATGcacattttccccccttttggGGGTCAGGGGTTCTTGGTAGGGTCATCAAGCCTCATTCTGGTCTTTGGGCTGCCTCAGGCCAGGCCTTCCTGGAGAAGCTGAGCAGGCCCCTGCATCACAGAAGTTCAGCAGTTCCTACTCAGCCAGGGCACAGAAGAGGGGACCAGGCTTCCCTGCCTTCTTCCAATTCAGACCTGAGCACAAACCCACAGAGCTCATGAGCCACATAGGGAAGATCCTGCTCTTGTGGTCACTCAGGCCAGTTCTCCATATGGAATGATGGCCAGGCCACATCTGACTTCCCAACAACCAGCAGCTCTTACTCCTGGAAGTTCATCTGCCCTTTCCCAGGAGGCAAGACTGGACCAGGGGCACCAAATAATAAAGCCAACCTGGTGCAGCACctgggctcagtcggttaggcatcagattctgattttggctcaggtcatgatctcaggatcatgagatcaagcccagcatcaggctctgcgctcaacatggagtctgtgtggaattttctctcttcttccccactgTCAACCCCCTTGCATgcctctaaattaaaaaaaaaaaaaaaaaaaaggcagcctggACCCCTACTTCTTAGCAGCAGTGGGGGAGGCCTCTAGCTTCCACCCAGAGCCAAACCCCTTCCACCTACCCAAACCTGAGCTGTGGTCTTGCCCAGCACCAAACCAGAGGCCACAGAGTACACCCAGAGTGCTCCTGGGCCCACACAACCTTCCCTACTGTTGTCACCTTGGCAATGGCCAACTCTGCTACTCTAGGGGCACCTTCACCTCCTTCAAAGCACATTTCCCCACACCAACTCCTGCACCTCCTTTAGTTTCAGCCAGTCTTTTCTGCTTATGTTGGTCTAAGGAACAGGACACATTTAAGACAATGCTGTCCCCAACCCCTTGACACCAGGAGTCGACTACAGGGCACAAAAGAACCTTGTTCTTTTAAATTCACTACCGAGATGAACCACGATAGACTTTTCCAGATATAAAGGAGTTTGTTTTAGCTCAGATGTAAATGAGAAGGCACAGCCCCCTTGTCCATTCTCTCAAAAGCAGCCCAAGTCTATAGAAGGGAGTCACTAGCTGGCCTGCACAGGGTCCATCCCTTACAACAGTTCCAAGTCCCGTCCTCCAGATGAGTCCAGCTGAAGTCCTTCCCAACCTGGGAGGCAAGCTGCATTCGCAAGTTTCTTCACCTGGGTCGTAGCTGGGAAGCACCTGCTCAAGTAGAAACGTTTCTTTAACAGAAGTCTCTCAAGAGCCGTCCCAACACAGCCGTCCGGCGCTGTGCACGCCCCGTCGGATCCTCTCCCGCCCGGAGTTCTCCGCGCCGCGCAGTCTGGCAGCGGACGGCAAGGGTCCTTCGGGGGACGGGGGCAGCTCGGTCCTCGGCGTCCGTGGTCGCTCGGGCTCCCGGCTCAGGACGGCGCGGCGGCGCCCCTCCGACGGGCCGCCCGCACCAGGCACTGCTGCAGCACGGGGTAGAGGCGCTGGCAGCCCTCCAGGCCCAGACGCACCGCCTCGGCCCAGCTCTCGGGCGGGCCGCCCTCCCCGCTGCCCAGCAGCCCGGCCACCTGGTTGAGCACCGGCATGAGCGCCACGGTGAGGCCGGCGGCGGCGCGCTCCTCCTCGAGGCGCGTGGGGTCCAGCAGCCAGGTGGGCGCGGGTTCCGGCGTGCGGCTCAGGCCGCAGCCCACCACCAGGTCGTACATCTCGACCCCCGCGTCGGCCAGGGCGAGCGCGGCGGCCGTGAGCGCGGCGGCCAGCGCCGAGCCGCCGTCCTCGAGCAGCAGCGCCGACACCTCGAGCTGCGCGCGCGGGTAGCGGCCCAGGCGCACCGCCGGCTCGAGCGCCTCCTGCAGGGCCAGCGCCAGCTCGCGCTCCTCCCCGCCGCCCGGGGGCGCGCGGCGCCGGCGGCCGGCGAAGGGCGCGCGGCGGAAGTCGCAGAGCAGGCGGCCGCGCAGCGCGGCCGGGGCCTCGCCGCCCGCTccggccgggccgccgccgcgctcGCTGCCCTCAGCCTGGCGCGGGCCGGACACGGCGCACAGCACCTTGGTGCCGCCCGCCTCCAGGTAGGCCGAGCCCTTGGCTTGGCTCAGGAGCCCGGCGCGCGCGTACACGGGCCGCAGCCGCGTCGGGTCGCGGGCCGCGGGCGCCTCGTCCTCGTCGGCCGCGTACAGCTGCGGCGGCTGCGACTCCTCGGGCCCGCGGATTCGGCGGTGGTCCCCGGGCATGGCGGCGCCTGGCGTGCGAGCCGCTTCCGCCCGTCCCCTCGGCCCCGGCGCCGGCGCTTCCGCCCGCTTAAAGCCGCGCGCCCGCGCGAGGGCTGTCGGGATAGCGGCGGccggcgccgccccgccccctgccgtCCCGGAGGAACCACAGCCGAGCCGCGGGGCCGCCGCGGGGCCGCCGGGAGGTCCCTGGCCGAGGGGGTGGGCCGACGGGGGGACCGGGCCGGCCTGCCTGAACGCTAGCCTCTCGGGCCAGCGCAACCCCAGGGCGCACATCTGCGTCCTTTCACTTGTAAAGGTTGAAATTATTTTGCACTTACACGTGTGACCATCTCCTACGTGTTCCCGTCTTGCCCAAGACATGGTCATTCCTCAGTGCCCTGGCAGGAGTAACGCTTGTTGAATGGAACATTCTCTCTCCTGCACTGGATTGTGTACACTCCGTACCCCTAGGAGTCCTCACCTGGCACGTCTTGCTGAACCATGTCCCCCTGCTGCTTCTCACTCCCGGCGAGGACGGGCCCTCACCCCCAGGCTGGTGACCAGAGCAGGTAGCCTCTGCTGCTGCTCGCCTCCTTCCTTGTCAGCGGGACTAGTTAACCTGGGCCCCACTGCCAACTGTTGTACCCAGGGAACACGAAATCAGCCAGAGCTAGCACAAACAAGCAGAACCTTTAACCTCCCCAGCGAACAGTTTCCAAACCCAGCTGTCTTCAGACTTGAGTGAAGGGATTCGGGACCAGGGCAGGTCCCGATCGATCCTATCCATCTTTGGGTCAGGGAACCAGCAATGATGGGTCAAAGGGAAAGGGGTAGTCACCTAATGCACCCTAAGAACACCTCTGATCTCACACCTGACTGCTCAACAtcaaaaaggagaggaagagggacacagGCCTAAGAATGGGAGAGCTTCTCCTATAAAGTGCTTCCAGTAACCCCATGGCCCATCTTCTATTGAATGACTAATGACTCTCTCCATCTCACCCACTCAACTCCCCATCCTATGGGCCACCTTCACCAATGTCTTCAGGTAATCCAGAGGCCATTCCCAAAGTTCAGGAGTTGAGCTGGACTCGATGAGGACCACAACCAGAAGCCAGTTGGGGCCATAGGCTATTACACAGGGGGCTCCTATGAGAGGTGGGGGGTTAAGAGATCACATAGCATCATTGAGTATTGCACATAGTCCTTTTATTCTCTGCAGCAGAGAGGCCTAAAAGAACTCTTATCTACAGACACGAGCATTGTCATGATAAATAGCAATCCTGGGGTAGTGGTTTTAGACATGGTGCTGGTATGTAGGGAGGGCTCAGGGCAGAAATGTAACGTGAGCAATGAGTCACAGGCTAGCTCCCAGGTGCGTGAGTTCCAGTTACTGCTGGGTTAGGACAGACAGGGCTGTTTAAAGGTCCCAAGATCCAAATGTCCTCATGGCAGGTGGAGAGCTGGCTGGACGGATGCATTGGGTAAGTGAAGGATGCTTCCCAGTAGAAGCTGCCCCTACCCTTCAGTTCTTCACATCTCCCAGGTGGAGCTGGGCAAAGGAGGTAGCCAGCTGCAGTGCCTCCTGCAGGCAGCCCACATTCTTGCCTGTGGCCTGAGCAGACACATCTTTGCCACCACCTTTGCCGTCCATCAGCCCTGACACCTGCTGCACCCACTCACTGGCTTTCAGGCCCCGGTTGGCTGCattctggaagaaagaaaggggacgTGGGAGTCAGGACAGAAGACGAGACTGAGGAAGACATGGACAGGGGTGGAAAAGGAAAAGTATGGAGGAGCTTAAAGGCCCACTCCTGCCCTCCTGGGTGCTGCCACCAGGGTTGAGACAGATCCTCCAGCTGGTACTACAGCCCAGGGCAGGCACCGGCAAGCTGGGCT contains the following coding sequences:
- the EXOSC6 gene encoding exosome complex component MTR3 encodes the protein MPGDHRRIRGPEESQPPQLYAADEDEAPAARDPTRLRPVYARAGLLSQAKGSAYLEAGGTKVLCAVSGPRQAEGSERGGGPAGAGGEAPAALRGRLLCDFRRAPFAGRRRRAPPGGGEERELALALQEALEPAVRLGRYPRAQLEVSALLLEDGGSALAAALTAAALALADAGVEMYDLVVGCGLSRTPEPAPTWLLDPTRLEEERAAAGLTVALMPVLNQVAGLLGSGEGGPPESWAEAVRLGLEGCQRLYPVLQQCLVRAARRRGAAAPS